A genomic stretch from Rhea pennata isolate bPtePen1 unplaced genomic scaffold, bPtePen1.pri scaffold_176, whole genome shotgun sequence includes:
- the RUSF1 gene encoding RUS family member 1 has translation ALCSSLMATLAARAALAALGVGDGAATVTGATVTWVLRDGLGIVARIAFAWLQGSALDCEAKQWRLVADILNDAALLTEMAAPAWPAAAGLLLCLTGATKCIVGVVGGATRAALAVHQARRDNVADVAAKDASQETLVNGLGLLLGLLLLPLLEGRPWATGAAAAALAGGHLAANAAALRALSLETLNRPRLRLALAAALRPDGRADGGADGRPAPPPPAVVNAREPRLPGFGSRLRIELGAPLHRLVKDEAEFRKALECGTDDYIIVFRPAEGWVGVGLRRGAPPDAPLRACAQALLLEELLGPPLPPGAPGAAALRPLQPPLRRCPPGTVPWAAVAASSRVWATLGPAFLSGLAAAGWLTQRHHVGAGEWRLEWAAPGGGASPPRPRK, from the exons GCGCTGTGCTCGTCGCTGATGGCCACGCtggcggcccgggcggcgctggcggcgctgGGGGTGGGCGACGGCGCTGCCACCGTCACCGGCGCCACCGTCACCTGGGTGCTGCGCG ACGGGCTGGGCATCGTGGCGCGCATCGCCTTCGCCTGGCTGCAGGG gagcGCCCTGGACTGCGAGGCCAAGCAATGGCG cCTGGTCGCCGACATCCTGAACGACGCGGCGCTGCTGACGGAGATGGCGGCGCCCGCCtggcccgccgccgccggcctcctgctctgcctcacCGGCGCCACCAAG TGCATTGTGGGCGTGGTGGGCGGGGCCACGCGGGCGGCGCTGGCCGTGCACCAGGCGCGGCGGGACAACGTGGCCGACGTGGCCGCCAAGGACGCCAGCCAg GAGACGCTGGTGAAcgggctggggctgctgctggggctgctgctgctgccactgctcgAGGGGCGGCCGTG ggcgacgggggcggcggcggcggcgctggccggGGGCCACCTGGCCGCCAACGCGGCGGCGCTGCGAGCCCTGAGCCTCGAGACCCTCAACCGGCCCCGGCTGCGGCTGGCGCTGGCGGCCGCCCTGCGCCCGGACGGACGGGCGGACGGAGGGGCGgacggccgccccgccccgcccccgcccgccgtCGTCAACGCCCGAGAGCCCCGCCTCCCCG GCTTCGGCAGCCGCCTCCGCATCGAGCTCGGCGCCCCCCTGCACCGCCTGGTGAAGGA cgaGGCCGAGTTCAGGAAGGCCCTGGAGTGCGGCACCGACGACTACATCATCGTCTTCCGCCCCGCCGAAG GCTGGGTGGGGGtggggctgcggcgcggcgccccccccGACGCCCCGCTGCGGGCCTGCGCCCAGGCGCTGCTGCTCGAGGAGCTGCTCggcccccccctgccccccggcgcccccggcgccgccgccctccgcccgctgcagccccccctGCGCCGCTGCC cgcccgggACGGTGCCGTGGGCCGCCGTGGCCGCCAGCTCACGCGTGTGGGCCACGCTGGGCCCCGCCTTCCTCAGCG GGCTGGCGGCCGCCGGTTGGCTCACGCAGCGGCACCACGTCGGCGCCGGCGAGTGGCGTCTGGAGtgggcggcgccggggggcggggcctccccgccccgcccccgcaaATGA